Proteins encoded by one window of Kribbella italica:
- a CDS encoding ATP-binding protein, producing MRRLSLRSRLLLITLLLLVVGLATGSTIVNARLQDHLRTRLDSELRSVGQLLQTSGAPTDPERADANARQLALGLDLFGSPYFVFLDPAGAVVGEVSSPRIGSEQLPRVEDLRKVPPDGPAVVVTSSDGNARWRAIALPRPSGSVVVAGSFAEADSTVARVRRSSVIAGSLTLAALAVAGWFAVNGGLRPLRRIEQTAAAIAGGDLSRRVPDLAAPGTEIGRLAGSLNTMLGQLEQAFADRSASEARMRTFVSDVSHELRTPLFGIKGFTELYRMGALPEPADVDATMRRIEQEAGRLAGLTEDLLLLAQLDEAPDSLLEPGPMDLRTLANDARHDLQALDPSRPVELTGPGGGPPGPAPVWGDEARLRQVVTNLVGNAVAHTPAGTPVRIGVGSADGRAVLEISDQGPGMSADQASRVFDRFYRVDRSRSRSGGANAGLGLAIARSLAQAHGGEVELLTAVGEGACFRITLPLAT from the coding sequence GTGAGGCGGCTGTCGCTGCGGTCCCGGTTGCTCCTGATCACCCTGCTCCTGCTCGTGGTCGGCCTCGCCACGGGCAGCACGATTGTCAACGCACGGCTGCAGGACCATCTCCGGACCAGGCTGGATTCCGAACTCCGCTCGGTCGGGCAACTGCTGCAGACGTCCGGTGCCCCGACCGACCCGGAGCGCGCGGACGCCAACGCCCGACAGCTGGCACTGGGACTGGATCTGTTCGGCAGCCCGTACTTCGTGTTCCTCGACCCGGCCGGCGCGGTCGTCGGCGAGGTCAGCTCACCGCGGATCGGTTCGGAGCAGCTCCCGCGGGTGGAGGACCTCCGCAAGGTTCCGCCGGATGGACCCGCCGTCGTCGTCACCTCGTCCGACGGAAACGCCCGGTGGCGTGCGATCGCGCTGCCCCGGCCGTCCGGCTCAGTGGTGGTGGCGGGCTCGTTCGCCGAGGCGGACTCCACCGTCGCCCGCGTCCGGCGCAGCAGCGTGATCGCGGGATCCCTCACCCTGGCCGCGCTGGCCGTCGCCGGCTGGTTCGCGGTGAACGGCGGTCTGCGGCCACTGCGCCGGATCGAGCAGACCGCCGCCGCCATCGCGGGCGGCGACCTGTCGCGCCGGGTGCCCGATCTGGCCGCGCCCGGCACCGAGATCGGCCGGCTGGCCGGCTCGCTGAACACCATGCTGGGTCAGCTGGAGCAGGCGTTCGCCGATCGGTCGGCCTCCGAAGCCCGGATGCGCACGTTCGTCTCCGACGTCAGCCACGAGCTGCGCACCCCGCTGTTCGGCATCAAGGGCTTCACCGAGCTGTACCGGATGGGCGCACTGCCCGAACCCGCCGACGTCGACGCGACGATGCGCCGGATCGAGCAGGAGGCCGGGCGGCTGGCCGGGCTGACCGAGGACCTGCTGCTGCTCGCGCAGCTCGACGAGGCGCCGGACTCCTTGCTCGAGCCGGGCCCGATGGACCTGCGGACACTGGCCAACGACGCCCGGCACGATCTGCAGGCGCTGGATCCGTCGCGGCCGGTCGAGCTGACCGGGCCCGGTGGTGGCCCACCCGGCCCGGCGCCGGTGTGGGGCGACGAGGCCCGGCTGCGTCAGGTCGTCACCAACCTGGTCGGCAACGCGGTCGCTCACACCCCGGCCGGTACGCCGGTCCGCATCGGCGTCGGTAGTGCGGACGGTCGCGCCGTCCTGGAGATCTCCGACCAGGGTCCGGGAATGAGTGCGGACCAGGCGAGCCGCGTGTTCGACCGCTTCTACCGGGTGGACCGCTCCCGCAGCCGGTCCGGCGGTGCCAACGCCGGCCTCGGCCTGGCGATCGCGCGGTCCTTGGCCCAGGCCCACGGCGGCGAGGTCGAACTGCTCACCGCCGTGGGCGAAGGCGCCTGCTTCCGGATCACGCTCCCGCTGGCTACCTGA
- a CDS encoding LLM class flavin-dependent oxidoreductase, with protein sequence MSLEFLWYIPNQVQPGHRGDDTTEGHNSLERLTGLARLTEEHGWGGALLGTGWGRPDTLTVATALAARTTTFQPLAAIRPGYWHPAHFASAASTLDGLSDGRLLINIVSGQDNLAAYGDSEGDQAQRYTRTKEFLQLVRRLWTEEDVTFTGEHFQVTNSTVATRPVAREGRPHPRLYFGGASPAAERVSATDADVQLFWGEPLDGIAERIDRLDGLQQELGREHKPLEYGLRITTLIRDTTEEAWADAEAKVEKMAQDTNFRDTHGPNARRFKAVGQQRLLELAERGDVLDDNLYTAPGKYGGGGAGTTWLVGSAEDVAKSLRKYQDLGLSHFILSDTPYREEIIRVGDQLLPLLSQ encoded by the coding sequence ATGAGCCTCGAGTTCCTCTGGTACATCCCCAACCAGGTGCAGCCCGGACACCGGGGTGACGACACCACCGAAGGGCACAACAGTCTGGAGCGGTTGACCGGCCTCGCGCGGTTGACCGAGGAGCACGGGTGGGGCGGTGCGCTGCTCGGGACCGGCTGGGGGCGGCCGGACACGCTGACCGTCGCGACGGCGCTCGCCGCGCGGACCACGACGTTCCAGCCGCTGGCCGCGATCCGGCCGGGCTACTGGCACCCCGCGCACTTCGCGTCGGCCGCGAGCACGCTCGACGGACTGAGCGACGGGCGGCTGCTGATCAACATCGTGTCCGGGCAGGACAACCTCGCGGCGTACGGCGACAGCGAGGGCGACCAGGCGCAGCGGTACACGCGGACCAAGGAGTTCCTCCAGCTCGTACGACGGTTGTGGACCGAGGAGGACGTCACCTTCACCGGCGAGCACTTCCAGGTCACCAACTCGACCGTCGCCACCCGGCCGGTCGCCAGAGAAGGCCGGCCGCACCCTCGCCTGTACTTCGGCGGCGCCTCTCCCGCCGCCGAACGCGTCTCGGCCACCGACGCCGACGTCCAGCTCTTCTGGGGCGAGCCGCTCGACGGCATCGCCGAACGCATCGACCGCCTCGACGGCCTGCAGCAGGAGCTCGGTCGTGAGCACAAGCCGCTGGAGTACGGCCTCCGCATCACCACACTGATCCGCGACACCACCGAAGAGGCCTGGGCCGACGCCGAGGCCAAGGTCGAGAAGATGGCACAGGACACCAACTTCCGCGACACCCACGGCCCCAACGCCCGGCGGTTCAAGGCCGTCGGCCAGCAACGCCTCCTCGAGCTCGCCGAGCGCGGCGACGTGCTCGACGACAACCTCTACACCGCCCCCGGCAAGTACGGCGGCGGAGGCGCCGGCACCACCTGGCTCGTCGGCTCCGCCGAGGACGTCGCCAAGTCGCTGCGCAAGTACCAGGACCTCGGCCTCAGCCACTTCATCCTGTCGGACACGCCGTACCGCGAGGAGATCATCCGCGTCGGCGACCAACTCCTCCCGCTCCTCAGCCAGTAA
- a CDS encoding response regulator transcription factor, with the protein MDDGEAAVIRPGGAERLLVVDDEATVRELLSATLRFAGFSVASASTGAEAVAAATREPPDLVLLDVMLPDLDGFEVVRQLRDRPGHPVPVLFLTARDRQADKVTGLSLGADDYVTKPFDLEELIARIRAILRRTYGVPAARLTVGDLELDVEGHQVTRAGRAIRLSATEFRLLHYLMQNAGHVVSKAQILDRVWAYDFGGDASIVDTYISYLRRKADTGEPKLIQTVHGIGYVMREPRR; encoded by the coding sequence ATGGACGACGGGGAAGCGGCAGTGATCCGGCCGGGCGGCGCCGAGCGTCTGCTGGTGGTGGACGACGAGGCGACAGTCCGCGAACTGCTGTCGGCGACGCTGCGGTTCGCGGGGTTCTCGGTCGCTTCGGCGTCCACCGGCGCCGAGGCGGTCGCCGCCGCCACCCGCGAACCACCGGACCTCGTACTGCTCGATGTGATGCTGCCCGACCTGGACGGCTTCGAGGTCGTCCGGCAGCTGCGGGACCGGCCGGGTCACCCGGTGCCGGTACTTTTCCTGACAGCCCGCGACCGGCAGGCCGACAAGGTGACCGGGCTGTCCCTCGGAGCCGACGACTACGTGACCAAGCCGTTCGACCTCGAGGAGCTGATCGCCCGGATCCGGGCGATTCTGCGGCGTACGTACGGCGTACCGGCCGCACGGCTGACCGTCGGCGACCTCGAGCTCGACGTCGAGGGCCATCAGGTCACGCGGGCGGGCCGCGCGATCCGCCTGTCGGCGACGGAGTTCCGCCTGCTGCACTACCTGATGCAGAACGCCGGTCACGTCGTCTCCAAGGCGCAGATCCTCGACCGGGTCTGGGCCTACGACTTCGGCGGTGACGCCAGCATCGTCGACACCTACATCTCGTACCTGCGCCGCAAGGCCGACACCGGCGAGCCGAAACTCATCCAGACGGTGCACGGCATCGGCTACGTGATGCGCGAGCCGCGACGGTGA
- the glnA gene encoding type I glutamate--ammonia ligase — protein sequence MFSSAEELLAYVKDEGVAFIDVRFCDLPGIMQHFTVPVSSFGPEVFEDGLQFDGSSIRGFQQIHESDMSLLPDPTTAYLDPFRKDKTLVINFFVHDPLTGEAYSRDPRNIARKAQEYLKSTGIADTAFFAPEAEFYVFDDVRFETKANEGYYHIDSVAGAWNTGRVEEGGNRGYKVRYKGGYFPAPPVDHFADLRNDITKHLEDSGLIVERAHHEVGTAGQAEINYRFSELLNAADDVMKFKYIVKNTAWDAGKTATFMPKPIFGDNGSGMHCHQSLWANGDPLFYDESGYGGLSDTARWYIGGLLKHAPSLLAFTNPTVNSYHRLVPGFEAPVNLVYSQRNRSACIRIPITGSNPKAKRIEFRCPDPSANPYLAFAAQLLAGIDGIRNKIEPADPIDKDLYELPPEEHASVNQVPTSLPAVIDALEADHEFLLEGDVFTADLIETWIDFKRENEIAPIQLRPHPHEFELYYDV from the coding sequence ATGTTTTCCAGCGCTGAGGAGCTGCTCGCCTACGTCAAGGACGAGGGCGTCGCATTCATCGACGTCCGGTTCTGCGACCTGCCGGGCATCATGCAGCACTTCACCGTCCCGGTGTCGTCGTTCGGTCCCGAGGTCTTCGAGGACGGCCTGCAGTTCGACGGTTCGTCGATCCGCGGCTTCCAGCAGATCCACGAGTCGGACATGTCGCTGCTGCCCGACCCGACGACCGCGTACCTGGACCCGTTCCGCAAGGACAAGACGCTGGTCATCAACTTCTTCGTGCACGACCCGCTGACCGGTGAGGCGTACTCGCGCGACCCGCGCAACATCGCCCGCAAGGCGCAGGAGTACCTGAAGTCGACCGGGATCGCCGACACCGCGTTCTTCGCGCCCGAGGCGGAGTTCTACGTCTTCGACGACGTCCGCTTCGAGACCAAGGCGAACGAGGGCTACTACCACATCGACTCCGTGGCCGGCGCCTGGAACACCGGCCGGGTCGAGGAGGGCGGTAACCGCGGGTACAAGGTCCGCTACAAGGGTGGGTACTTCCCCGCGCCGCCGGTCGACCACTTCGCCGACCTGCGCAACGACATCACCAAGCACCTCGAGGACTCCGGGCTGATCGTCGAGCGCGCCCACCACGAGGTCGGCACCGCGGGCCAGGCGGAGATCAACTACCGCTTCAGCGAGCTGCTGAACGCCGCCGACGACGTGATGAAGTTCAAGTACATCGTCAAGAACACCGCGTGGGACGCCGGCAAGACCGCGACCTTCATGCCGAAGCCGATCTTCGGCGACAACGGCTCGGGCATGCACTGCCACCAGTCGCTGTGGGCCAACGGCGACCCGCTGTTCTACGACGAGTCCGGGTACGGCGGCCTGTCCGACACCGCCCGCTGGTACATCGGCGGCCTGCTCAAGCACGCCCCGTCGCTGCTGGCCTTCACCAACCCGACGGTGAACTCCTACCACCGCCTGGTCCCCGGCTTCGAGGCCCCGGTCAACCTGGTCTACTCCCAGCGCAACCGCTCGGCCTGCATCCGGATCCCGATCACCGGCTCGAACCCGAAGGCCAAGCGCATCGAGTTCCGCTGCCCCGACCCGTCGGCCAACCCGTACCTGGCCTTCGCGGCCCAGCTGCTGGCCGGCATCGACGGCATCCGCAACAAGATCGAGCCGGCCGACCCGATCGACAAGGACCTCTACGAGCTCCCGCCCGAGGAGCACGCGTCGGTCAACCAGGTCCCCACCTCCCTGCCGGCCGTGATCGACGCCCTCGAGGCCGACCACGAGTTCCTGCTCGAGGGTGACGTCTTCACCGCCGACCTGATCGAGACCTGGATCGACTTCAAGCGCGAGAACGAGATCGCCCCGATCCAGCTCCGCCCCCACCCCCACGAGTTCGAGCTGTACTACGACGTGTGA
- a CDS encoding RDD family protein — protein MASSAQPGTGPAEEFRYPGNRLGLPEDGPGSVTGWGRRLLALLIDWLLAGLIASAITGKPIWAGGNDYNTAQLVTFFAMSAVLAGLAGFTLGHRICGLRVVRAGVSGPGYTAQPGLLAGVIRAFLICLVLPAVVYDRDRRGLHDRAAGTIVVRR, from the coding sequence ATGGCATCATCCGCACAGCCGGGGACAGGACCCGCCGAAGAGTTCCGTTATCCGGGCAACCGTCTCGGCCTGCCCGAGGACGGCCCGGGCTCGGTCACCGGCTGGGGCCGCCGGCTGCTCGCGCTGCTGATCGACTGGCTGCTCGCCGGGCTGATCGCCTCGGCGATCACCGGCAAGCCGATATGGGCCGGTGGCAACGATTACAACACCGCCCAACTGGTCACGTTCTTCGCGATGTCGGCCGTGCTGGCCGGGCTCGCGGGCTTCACGCTCGGCCACCGGATCTGCGGTCTGCGGGTGGTCCGGGCCGGCGTGAGCGGCCCGGGGTACACGGCGCAGCCCGGCCTGCTCGCCGGGGTGATCCGCGCGTTCCTGATCTGCCTGGTGCTGCCCGCCGTCGTGTACGACCGCGACCGCCGCGGCCTGCACGACCGCGCCGCGGGCACGATCGTCGTACGGCGCTGA
- a CDS encoding N-acetylmuramoyl-L-alanine amidase yields MTADQTVAALRKWGVKFREYPGWRTRGRPGAFGDVRGVMVHHTGSNSQSDDYLNFLFVRGRAEEGIPGPLCNVSTDMDGDLHVGAVGRANHAGRGSQTTLSRVTAQNYAGYASELRPGADNVDGNAHYYGNEVRYDGARAMTAAAYRTALLHAAAVCDFHGWNALAVIGHREHTRRKTDPGRNPMNKFRTDLAAVLRAGPDGDDMANADEVLAELRKFQTAEAQRYADLANRVQALTDQEEGRYADLQRRVQGLVNQEAGRYEDYVRRFNAILAALPNGASQQTAPEAVPESDDPSSTS; encoded by the coding sequence ATGACGGCTGACCAGACGGTGGCGGCGTTGCGGAAGTGGGGGGTCAAGTTCCGGGAGTACCCGGGATGGCGGACGCGAGGCCGGCCCGGCGCGTTCGGGGACGTGCGCGGGGTGATGGTGCACCACACCGGCAGCAACTCCCAGAGCGACGACTACCTGAACTTCCTGTTCGTGCGCGGCCGGGCCGAGGAGGGCATCCCCGGGCCGTTGTGCAACGTGTCGACCGACATGGACGGCGACCTGCACGTCGGCGCGGTCGGCCGGGCCAACCACGCCGGCCGCGGGTCGCAGACCACGCTGAGCCGGGTGACCGCGCAGAACTACGCCGGCTACGCGTCCGAGCTGAGACCGGGCGCCGACAACGTCGACGGCAACGCGCACTACTACGGCAACGAGGTCCGGTACGACGGCGCGCGGGCGATGACCGCGGCGGCGTACCGCACGGCGTTGCTGCACGCCGCCGCGGTCTGCGACTTCCACGGCTGGAACGCGCTCGCGGTGATCGGTCACCGCGAGCACACCCGCCGCAAGACCGACCCGGGCCGTAACCCGATGAACAAGTTCCGTACCGACCTGGCCGCCGTACTGCGGGCCGGACCCGATGGAGACGACATGGCAAACGCCGACGAGGTACTCGCCGAGCTGCGCAAGTTCCAGACCGCGGAGGCCCAGCGGTACGCCGATCTGGCCAACCGCGTGCAAGCCCTGACCGACCAGGAGGAGGGCCGGTACGCCGACCTGCAGCGCCGCGTCCAGGGCCTGGTCAACCAGGAGGCCGGCCGCTACGAGGACTACGTCCGCCGGTTCAACGCGATCCTCGCCGCCCTGCCGAACGGCGCGAGCCAGCAGACCGCACCGGAAGCGGTTCCGGAATCCGACGACCCTTCTTCTACCTCTTGA
- a CDS encoding ABC transporter ATP-binding protein yields MTTIEVRGLTKTYGPDLVVDDLSFTVEPGHVTGFLGPNGAGKSTTMRMILGLAAPTKGSVRVGGREYARLPVPLTEVGALLDAAALHPARRADDHLLAIAQSNGIGRRRVAEVLTMVGLDKIGRRRAGGFSLGMRQRLGIAAALLGDPRILIFDEPVNGLDPEGIRWIRDFMRKLAADGRSVLCSSHLMSEMAVTADHLVVIGRGRLIADTSMSEFTRSHGDGTVLVRAQVADELARHLTAAGGVVRGGPERSLIVTGLDSTEIGRLAAVHGVALSELTPRTPSLEDVFMELTQDSVEYAGAAV; encoded by the coding sequence ATGACGACGATCGAAGTACGTGGGTTGACCAAGACGTACGGGCCGGACCTGGTGGTGGACGACCTGTCGTTCACCGTCGAGCCCGGGCACGTGACCGGGTTCCTCGGGCCGAACGGTGCCGGGAAGTCCACGACGATGCGGATGATCCTGGGGCTGGCCGCGCCGACGAAGGGGTCGGTCCGGGTCGGTGGCCGCGAGTACGCGCGGTTACCGGTGCCGCTGACCGAGGTGGGCGCGTTGCTCGACGCCGCGGCGCTGCACCCGGCGCGCCGGGCCGACGACCACCTGCTCGCGATCGCGCAGAGCAACGGCATCGGGCGCCGCCGGGTGGCCGAGGTCCTGACCATGGTCGGGCTGGACAAGATCGGTCGCCGCCGGGCCGGCGGCTTCTCGCTCGGCATGCGGCAGCGGCTCGGCATCGCGGCGGCGTTGCTCGGCGACCCGCGGATCCTGATCTTCGACGAGCCGGTCAACGGGCTCGACCCGGAGGGCATCCGGTGGATCCGCGACTTCATGCGCAAGCTGGCGGCCGACGGCCGCTCGGTGCTGTGCTCGAGCCACCTGATGAGCGAGATGGCCGTCACCGCCGACCACCTGGTGGTGATCGGCCGCGGCCGGCTGATCGCGGACACCAGCATGAGCGAGTTCACCCGCTCGCACGGCGACGGCACCGTGCTGGTCCGGGCCCAGGTCGCCGACGAGCTCGCCCGGCACCTGACCGCCGCAGGCGGCGTCGTACGGGGTGGGCCGGAGCGTTCGCTGATCGTCACCGGGCTCGACTCCACCGAGATCGGGCGGCTCGCCGCGGTGCACGGCGTCGCGTTGTCCGAGTTGACTCCGCGGACGCCGTCGCTCGAGGACGTGTTCATGGAACTGACCCAGGACAGCGTCGAGTACGCCGGAGCCGCCGTATGA
- a CDS encoding ABC transporter permease, whose amino-acid sequence MSAVAAVRSQLRFVDLLRSEWTKLRSLPSVWWTLLAMVVFSTAITLLVCGGDQGRYSALSPGDQLAWDPTALSLNSFFMAQLCISVLGILVVTSEYATGTIRTSLSAMPRRGWLLAAKTLVFAAVALLAGQLTSFVAFLAGQAMLDRHHGSPTAALTDPEVLTAVSGTGLYLAAVGLLAVAVGTLTRATAGGLAVQVGITLLVPAFGGALPSWAQQAFAYWPSLGGPEIRRLLPTPEYPDAWTNLAGMTAGIAVVLVVASVVFRRREV is encoded by the coding sequence ATGAGCGCCGTCGCGGCCGTCCGGTCCCAGCTGCGGTTCGTCGACCTGCTGCGCTCGGAGTGGACGAAGCTGCGCAGCCTGCCCTCGGTCTGGTGGACGCTGCTGGCGATGGTGGTGTTCAGCACGGCCATCACCCTGCTCGTCTGCGGTGGCGACCAGGGCAGGTACAGCGCATTGAGTCCCGGCGACCAGCTGGCCTGGGATCCGACCGCTCTGTCGCTCAACAGCTTCTTCATGGCTCAGCTGTGCATCAGCGTGCTCGGCATCCTGGTCGTCACCTCGGAGTACGCGACCGGCACCATCCGTACGTCGCTGTCGGCGATGCCGCGTCGCGGATGGTTGCTGGCGGCAAAGACCTTGGTGTTCGCGGCCGTCGCTCTGCTGGCCGGTCAGCTGACGTCGTTCGTCGCCTTCCTCGCCGGTCAGGCGATGCTCGACCGTCACCACGGCTCTCCCACCGCGGCGCTGACCGATCCGGAAGTCCTCACGGCCGTCTCCGGTACCGGTCTGTATCTGGCCGCCGTCGGCCTGCTCGCGGTCGCGGTCGGAACTCTGACCCGGGCCACCGCGGGCGGTCTGGCCGTCCAGGTCGGGATCACGCTGCTCGTGCCGGCCTTCGGTGGCGCGCTTCCGTCCTGGGCGCAGCAGGCCTTCGCGTACTGGCCGTCGCTCGGCGGGCCGGAGATCCGGAGGCTGCTGCCGACTCCGGAGTACCCCGACGCGTGGACGAACCTGGCCGGGATGACCGCCGGGATCGCGGTGGTGCTGGTGGTGGCTTCGGTCGTCTTCCGGCGCCGCGAGGTCTGA
- a CDS encoding glycoside hydrolase family 76 protein, translating to MILSRSRVLRALTAGAATLAVGLVPVLPAGADPGGGADGPTATARARVAADVLMSSYEPVKAWFPSSWWNSAVALQTVGDYMQRTGDRRYLWHLDNTFEKDKGVFPAGYLSGDPLLGNFTSRAIDDSEWWALTWIQAYDLTKNRKYLDMAVTIAKYVEDYWDDTCGGGVWWDAERTYKNAVTNGLWIRLTAELHNRIPADRHWLGRAQQGWKWLTGSGLINADGLVNDGLTTSTCKSNNETVWTYNQGLAIGSGLELWRATRDPRLLTTVRRLADAAVRAGGLAPNGILTESCEAPGKSCDDNQKQFKGIFQRYWMDLTDTTHDRRYLAFQARQAASVWDNRDAAGRLGLRWSGGEPNVVDWRTQASALSALIADVPARPPVRSLSATMTPAQPVVMASSASATKVKLTARLQATAPAGQRITADVRASAPAGWTVTPRRASVTLRPKGNAVPAQAEVALEVTIPAGTADGRYPVTVKATSGPLLAFTTQAEILVARSVDFDTGTAAELPWLHDAGGSQSNGVQNRFADGNAYFVYRFPFPSGTTSASTTLTLDNEYVVEASGDGRQWTTVARETRHIHDSSNKAAHTIDLTPHLGPDKAAYVRISDSFPEEGWGGRLYHLSATYAG from the coding sequence ATGATCCTGAGTCGTTCACGTGTCCTGCGCGCGCTGACCGCCGGCGCGGCAACGCTGGCCGTCGGGCTGGTGCCCGTCCTGCCGGCCGGAGCCGATCCCGGGGGAGGTGCCGACGGCCCGACCGCGACCGCGCGGGCCCGGGTCGCGGCCGACGTCCTGATGAGCTCGTACGAGCCGGTCAAGGCGTGGTTCCCGTCCAGCTGGTGGAACTCGGCCGTCGCCCTGCAGACCGTCGGTGACTACATGCAGCGCACCGGCGACCGCCGCTACCTGTGGCACCTGGACAACACGTTCGAGAAGGACAAGGGCGTCTTCCCGGCCGGCTACCTGTCGGGTGATCCGCTGCTCGGCAACTTCACCAGCCGTGCCATCGACGACTCCGAGTGGTGGGCGCTGACCTGGATTCAGGCCTACGACCTGACCAAGAACCGCAAGTACCTCGACATGGCGGTCACGATCGCGAAGTACGTCGAGGACTACTGGGACGACACCTGCGGCGGTGGTGTCTGGTGGGACGCCGAGCGGACCTACAAGAACGCCGTCACCAACGGCCTCTGGATCCGGCTCACCGCCGAGCTGCACAACCGGATCCCGGCCGACCGGCACTGGCTCGGCCGCGCGCAGCAGGGCTGGAAGTGGCTCACCGGCAGTGGCCTGATCAACGCCGACGGCCTGGTGAACGACGGCTTGACCACCAGCACCTGCAAGAGCAACAACGAGACGGTCTGGACCTACAACCAGGGCCTGGCGATCGGCTCCGGCCTCGAGCTGTGGCGCGCGACCCGCGATCCCCGGCTGCTGACCACCGTACGGCGGTTGGCCGACGCCGCGGTGCGCGCCGGCGGGCTGGCCCCGAACGGGATTCTCACCGAGTCCTGCGAGGCGCCCGGCAAGTCCTGCGACGACAACCAGAAGCAGTTCAAGGGAATCTTCCAGCGCTACTGGATGGACCTGACGGACACCACGCACGACCGGCGCTACCTCGCTTTCCAGGCCCGGCAGGCCGCAAGCGTCTGGGACAACCGCGACGCGGCCGGACGGCTCGGGCTGCGGTGGTCCGGTGGCGAACCGAACGTCGTCGACTGGCGGACCCAGGCCAGTGCGCTCAGCGCGCTGATCGCCGACGTACCGGCGCGACCGCCGGTGCGGTCCCTGTCCGCGACCATGACTCCGGCGCAGCCCGTGGTGATGGCGTCCAGTGCAAGTGCGACGAAGGTCAAGCTGACGGCTCGGCTCCAGGCCACGGCGCCTGCGGGTCAGCGAATCACCGCCGACGTCCGGGCGTCGGCTCCCGCGGGGTGGACGGTCACGCCGCGCCGGGCGTCCGTGACCCTGCGCCCGAAGGGCAACGCCGTACCGGCACAGGCCGAGGTCGCGCTCGAGGTGACGATTCCCGCCGGTACGGCGGACGGCCGCTATCCGGTGACCGTGAAGGCGACGTCCGGTCCGCTCCTCGCGTTCACCACCCAGGCGGAGATCCTGGTGGCGCGCTCAGTGGACTTCGACACCGGCACCGCGGCCGAGCTGCCCTGGCTGCACGACGCCGGCGGCTCGCAGAGCAACGGCGTCCAGAACCGCTTCGCCGACGGCAACGCGTACTTCGTCTACCGCTTCCCGTTCCCGTCCGGCACCACGTCGGCCTCCACGACGCTGACGCTCGACAACGAATACGTCGTCGAGGCGAGCGGCGACGGCCGGCAGTGGACCACGGTGGCGCGGGAGACCCGGCACATCCACGACAGCTCGAACAAGGCTGCGCACACGATTGACCTGACGCCGCATCTTGGCCCGGACAAGGCCGCCTACGTGCGCATCTCGGACTCGTTCCCCGAGGAGGGCTGGGGCGGGCGGCTGTACCACCTCAGCGCGACGTACGCCGGGTAG